A genome region from endosymbiont of Acanthamoeba sp. UWC8 includes the following:
- a CDS encoding ankyrin repeat domain-containing protein — protein sequence MLTTYSSSCDVFLNLTLKNGSNAFILAAKSGHLSLLEYLLYIKPEFIDSISAIGINAFAFAAYEGRLEVMKYLLKLKPKFIDSLDQDGDNVFILAAYGGHLEVMKYLLHLKPQFIDSVDKYGKNAFLFSAINGNLDAMEYLLQLKPGFIDSVNNDGHDAFLFAAYEGYLDIMQHLLQIKPEFRDLVGKYGKNAFLFAVIHGKLDVMKYLLQLKPGFIDSVNNNGHNAFLLAAINGKLDAMKYLLQLKPDFIDSVNNDGHNAFLFTAIHGKLDVMKYLLQLKPEFIDSVNNNGHNAFLRTAINSHLNVMEYLLQLKPKFTDSVDKSGKNAFLLAAIHGKLDVMKYLLQLEPEFIDSISAKGNNAFLLAATNNYLDMMEYLLQLNPEFTDSVDKSGKNAFLLAAYEGYLDVMKYLLQLKPGFIDSVNNDGYNAFLFAAIHGKLDVMKYLLQLKPEFMDSLDQDGDNVFLLAAIYGELDVMKYLLQLKPGFADSVDKDGDNAFLLAAYEGYLDIMQYLLQLKPEFIDSVDKRGKNAFLFAAINGKLDVMKYLLQLKPEFIDSVNNDGHNAFIFAAINGKLDVIKYLLQLKPEFMDSLGYEERNAFLVAIINGHLGIVEELLQYSPKLINSRDRFGINAFRASPNINIALLLLSYGINEFRPSYDTRNEWSDILGLGCSGDFEKLSKEINDFGRSLVHMEAVQNTWLSLLPAEIQHNIASINLVNLYPKIGKAFLSASNEKYLQQLKQRCAREIVRECRPIYATLPDNIDYINELKQIHGQFTDLSHNDHIIKASEFMATTVLKVYSEDVRPHEIPNELQMQIRIKQIVNWCGAILTKK from the coding sequence ATCCTTACAACCTATTCAAGTTCATGCGATGTCTTTTTAAACCTTACACTAAAAAATGGAAGTAATGCATTTATACTTGCTGCTAAGTCCGGCCATTTGAGTTTATTGGAATATCTTTTATACATAAAACCTGAATTTATAGATTCGATTAGTGCAATAGGAATTAATGCATTTGCGTTCGCAGCTTATGAAGGGCGTTTAGAGGTAATGAAATATCTCCTAAAACTGAAACCTAAATTTATAGATTCATTAGATCAAGATGGAGATAATGTATTTATACTTGCTGCTTATGGAGGGCACTTAGAAGTAATGAAATATCTGTTGCATCTAAAACCACAATTCATTGATTCAGTGGATAAATATGGAAAAAATGCATTTCTATTTTCTGCTATTAATGGGAATTTAGATGCAATGGAATATCTCTTACAACTGAAACCTGGATTTATTGATTCAGTAAATAATGATGGACATGATGCATTTCTATTTGCTGCTTATGAAGGGTATTTAGATATAATGCAACACTTATTACAAATAAAACCTGAATTTAGAGATTTAGTGGGCAAATATGGAAAAAATGCATTTTTATTTGCTGTTATCCATGGAAAATTAGATGTAATGAAATATCTCCTGCAACTGAAACCTGGATTTATTGATTCAGTTAATAATAATGGACACAATGCTTTCTTGCTTGCTGCTATTAATGGGAAATTGGATGCAATGAAATATCTTCTACAACTGAAACCTGATTTTATTGATTCAGTAAATAATGATGGACATAATGCATTTTTATTTACTGCTATCCATGGGAAATTAGATGTAATGAAATATCTCCTGCAACTGAAACCTGAATTTATTGATTCAGTAAATAATAATGGACATAATGCTTTCTTGCGTACCGCTATAAATAGTCATTTAAATGTGATGGAATATCTCTTGCAACTAAAACCTAAATTTACAGATTCAGTGGATAAGAGTGGAAAAAATGCATTTCTACTTGCTGCTATTCATGGGAAATTAGATGTAATGAAATATCTCCTACAACTGGAACCTGAATTTATTGATTCAATTAGTGCAAAAGGGAACAATGCTTTCTTGCTTGCTGCTACAAATAATTATTTAGATATGATGGAATATCTCTTGCAACTAAATCCTGAATTTACAGATTCAGTGGATAAGAGTGGAAAAAATGCATTTCTACTTGCTGCTTATGAAGGGTATTTAGATGTAATGAAATACTTATTGCAACTAAAACCTGGATTTATAGATTCAGTAAATAATGATGGATATAATGCATTTTTATTTGCTGCTATTCATGGGAAATTAGATGTAATGAAATATCTCCTGCAACTGAAACCTGAATTTATGGATTCTTTAGATCAAGATGGAGATAATGTATTTCTACTTGCTGCTATTTATGGGGAATTAGATGTAATGAAATATCTCTTGCAACTAAAACCTGGATTTGCAGATTCAGTAGATAAAGATGGAGACAATGCATTTCTACTTGCTGCTTATGAAGGGTATTTAGATATAATGCAATACTTATTGCAACTGAAACCTGAATTTATTGATTCAGTGGATAAACGTGGAAAAAATGCATTTTTATTCGCTGCTATTAATGGGAAATTAGATGTAATGAAATATCTCTTACAACTGAAACCTGAATTTATTGATTCAGTAAATAATGATGGACATAATGCATTTATATTTGCTGCTATTAATGGGAAATTAGATGTAATAAAATATCTCCTACAACTAAAACCTGAATTTATGGATTCTTTAGGCTATGAGGAGCGTAATGCTTTTCTGGTTGCTATTATTAATGGGCATTTAGGCATTGTAGAAGAATTGCTCCAATATAGCCCTAAACTTATTAACTCGAGGGATAGGTTTGGGATTAATGCCTTTCGTGCTTCTCCTAATATTAATATTGCATTACTTCTCTTATCTTATGGTATTAATGAATTTAGACCTTCTTACGACACAAGGAATGAATGGTCAGATATTTTAGGACTCGGATGCTCTGGCGATTTTGAAAAGCTTTCTAAAGAGATTAATGATTTCGGTAGATCATTAGTTCATATGGAGGCAGTTCAAAATACATGGCTTAGTCTTCTTCCAGCTGAAATACAACATAATATAGCAAGTATTAATCTTGTTAACTTATATCCTAAAATCGGAAAGGCATTTTTGAGTGCCAGCAACGAGAAATATTTGCAGCAATTAAAGCAACGGTGTGCTAGAGAAATCGTCCGTGAATGCAGACCTATATATGCTACTCTTCCTGATAATATTGACTATATAAATGAATTAAAGCAAATACATGGCCAATTTACTGATTTGTCACATAACGATCATATAATAAAAGCATCAGAATTCATGGCAACCACAGTTTTGAAAGTATACAGCGAAGATGTAAGACCTCATGAAATACCTAACGAACTGCAAATGCAAATTAGAATTAAGCAAATTGTAAATTGGTGTGGTGCTATATTAACAAAAAAATAA
- a CDS encoding ankyrin repeat domain-containing protein, which produces MLEAAQAGKFDKVKYLHRVKGADIHARDLGRGVLVEAAKRGNNEVINYVMQSKFYHPELTIKDIASWALNAAIYEGKIRSAELLVKYYKVPAESNAFRAANEKGYIDLYRAMIEVNREVNKEEQNKLEFYLLMEAMDCNQEDIIKLLVNDFKVGVTIQTFENYINEMSPEIIKVILDNGFDINSKLTKENFFPIPDYQYSILHKVLSFNKLIDLAEYVINKGADLNSQDSEGNTPLHILMKNNEIDIDKRLKLAKLLIEKGVNVNAQNNKGDTPLHILVECKEISYPDQKKVAEFLIIDCNAEVDIFNKLGYTSYGMCVTSPISDDIIEAFLIVYERKLEEEERLKETQDNNPKAKNIEELDTNCGEENIAKIAEEPSYKATFVDRVEANSTRQGFFPRKELLGNYISDKQIASCNTK; this is translated from the coding sequence TTGTTAGAAGCAGCCCAAGCAGGTAAATTTGATAAAGTTAAATATCTTCATCGAGTAAAGGGTGCTGATATACATGCTCGTGATTTAGGTAGAGGAGTATTAGTTGAAGCAGCTAAAAGGGGAAATAATGAAGTAATCAATTATGTAATGCAGTCTAAATTCTATCATCCAGAACTTACCATAAAGGATATTGCGAGCTGGGCCCTTAATGCAGCGATATATGAAGGGAAAATTAGATCAGCAGAGTTATTGGTAAAATATTATAAGGTACCGGCAGAATCTAATGCTTTTAGAGCTGCTAATGAAAAAGGCTATATAGACCTATACAGAGCAATGATTGAAGTTAATAGGGAAGTTAATAAAGAAGAACAAAACAAATTAGAGTTCTATTTACTAATGGAGGCTATGGATTGTAATCAAGAGGATATAATAAAGTTATTAGTCAACGATTTTAAAGTAGGAGTTACTATACAAACTTTTGAAAATTATATAAATGAAATGAGTCCAGAGATCATAAAGGTTATTTTAGATAATGGTTTCGATATAAATTCTAAATTAACAAAAGAAAACTTTTTTCCAATTCCTGATTACCAATATAGTATACTACACAAGGTTTTATCATTTAATAAATTAATTGATTTAGCAGAGTATGTTATAAATAAAGGAGCAGATCTAAACTCACAAGATAGTGAAGGGAACACACCATTACATATTCTAATGAAGAATAACGAAATTGATATTGATAAGAGATTAAAATTAGCAAAATTATTAATTGAAAAAGGAGTGAATGTAAATGCACAGAATAATAAAGGGGATACTCCTTTGCATATATTAGTAGAGTGTAAAGAAATATCTTATCCTGACCAAAAAAAAGTAGCAGAATTTTTAATTATAGACTGTAATGCTGAGGTAGATATATTCAATAAGCTAGGGTATACTTCTTATGGTATGTGTGTTACTTCTCCAATAAGTGATGATATTATAGAAGCTTTTCTAATAGTTTATGAAAGAAAATTAGAAGAAGAAGAGAGGTTGAAAGAAACACAAGATAATAATCCAAAAGCTAAAAACATCGAAGAGCTAGATACTAATTGTGGCGAAGAAAACATAGCAAAGATAGCAGAAGAACCGAGTTATAAAGCTACATTTGTAGATAGAGTAGAAGCAAACTCTACAAGACAAGGCTTTTTTCCAAGAAAGGAACTACTTGGAAATTATATTTCTGATAAGCAGATTGCTTCATGTAATACAAAATAG
- a CDS encoding LysM peptidoglycan-binding domain-containing protein, protein MNGIKSSEALDHFIEKMQARIKSLAEINALNSYNMMQSQLVSSFGEVVSVELMNAISSQGYLVNGGIDYNNCQSLKKLNVSPATQAIRDVGLITICDKIGQALKGDYSSDISRFKDNLVRLLTGGLYSVKKEGISNIAQFLASEGVNFVKSRVEMHEKEKAESEAKAKKEKAERMRPVREQTDDMLFRYDETTEYVKNKLDESMKRAEVKIHEVVAGDTVDGIAAEYRVSRDDILEANPKLKDRISVDEQGRTKILIKEGEKLILPRGASKQTGSKGSSNNHKHHKPANDNTDTKSAFTQPEPDSSNKDAPKSPSQTTYSCIDGMCSMDGEQQWGNNEAGYTAQDSVKATRISDNHDYTTDAENDNANRAGDMKYEEFKRRELSKWQWELYEHHVNNNVNNNILENPYTIEYNLYNDELLDDYLRGAYAQYQKEGDFTTSPLGLMLHTTGSGIKEFKRENPKTAQFIRDAIDEVEKALGYAIDPYLKMNSDFADLFYDATIGKEAKENLYRKENEFWKDVHSKYESSFTDEQKEAFKTILEASGIAGAGKLIKEGATVAFKKGTHHLHKNDIPTQA, encoded by the coding sequence ATGAACGGTATAAAGAGCAGTGAAGCGCTGGATCATTTTATAGAAAAGATGCAAGCAAGGATTAAAAGTCTTGCAGAAATAAATGCACTTAATAGTTATAATATGATGCAAAGTCAGTTAGTGAGTAGTTTCGGCGAAGTTGTATCGGTGGAGCTGATGAATGCGATCAGCAGCCAGGGATATTTAGTAAACGGAGGGATAGATTATAATAACTGCCAATCACTTAAAAAGCTTAATGTAAGCCCTGCAACACAAGCAATAAGAGATGTCGGGCTGATTACGATATGTGATAAGATAGGTCAAGCATTAAAAGGAGACTACTCTTCAGATATATCAAGATTTAAAGATAATCTAGTGAGGTTATTAACCGGAGGATTATATAGCGTTAAGAAAGAAGGGATAAGTAATATAGCACAGTTTCTAGCTAGCGAAGGTGTAAACTTTGTGAAAAGCAGAGTTGAAATGCATGAGAAGGAGAAGGCTGAATCTGAGGCTAAGGCTAAAAAAGAGAAGGCGGAAAGAATGAGGCCTGTAAGAGAGCAAACGGATGATATGCTCTTTAGGTATGATGAAACGACCGAGTATGTAAAAAACAAACTTGACGAATCGATGAAGCGCGCTGAGGTTAAAATACATGAGGTTGTGGCCGGAGATACTGTAGATGGTATTGCAGCTGAGTATAGGGTGAGCAGAGATGATATTTTAGAAGCAAACCCTAAATTAAAAGATAGGATATCTGTTGATGAGCAAGGCAGAACAAAAATACTGATTAAGGAAGGAGAAAAATTAATCCTACCTCGGGGCGCCAGTAAACAAACGGGCTCAAAAGGCAGTAGCAACAATCATAAGCACCATAAACCTGCAAATGATAATACGGATACTAAATCCGCATTTACCCAACCTGAGCCCGATAGCAGCAACAAGGATGCCCCTAAGTCTCCTTCGCAAACTACATATAGTTGTATAGATGGAATGTGCTCGATGGACGGGGAACAACAATGGGGTAATAATGAAGCGGGTTACACAGCACAGGATTCAGTGAAAGCAACCCGAATATCCGATAACCATGATTACACAACTGACGCGGAGAATGATAATGCAAACCGCGCAGGTGACATGAAATATGAGGAATTTAAGAGACGCGAATTAAGTAAGTGGCAATGGGAGTTATATGAACATCATGTTAATAACAATGTTAACAATAATATTTTAGAAAACCCTTATACTATAGAATATAATTTATATAATGATGAATTACTGGATGACTACTTAAGAGGAGCATATGCCCAGTATCAAAAAGAAGGTGATTTTACAACCTCTCCTCTCGGCTTAATGTTACACACGACGGGAAGCGGGATTAAAGAATTCAAACGAGAAAACCCTAAAACTGCTCAATTCATAAGGGATGCAATAGATGAGGTGGAAAAGGCATTAGGTTATGCAATAGATCCTTACCTGAAAATGAATAGTGATTTCGCTGACTTATTCTATGATGCTACTATAGGGAAGGAAGCTAAGGAAAATTTATATCGCAAAGAGAATGAGTTTTGGAAAGATGTTCACAGCAAATATGAATCAAGCTTTACCGATGAACAAAAGGAAGCATTTAAAACAATTCTTGAGGCTTCAGGGATTGCAGGAGCGGGTAAGCTAATTAAAGAAGGGGCAACCGTAGCTTTTAAGAAAGGTACGCATCATCTACACAAAAATGATATCCCAACGCAAGCATAG
- a CDS encoding ankyrin repeat domain-containing protein, translating into MKNSTTVYRPLSEQGKIFIENNKDAIKAILASFSWIEEAYIEYNHWRPIYFLEGNYKMGYFQGAVVQEQLEKFYLKREAAFNAIVLSGKKPTSKLFYNAEEYKAKDTAEKARIAEELKKAKEGLDVNGRIELYEEEVILAIKQAFVEMAGIFIGQKQQKLVAGEDNIIHLKLSSISNKEVAKIKAHYFIKYDTDNEKLIMHTDYNNKDVTLTLNFEMLFDKVLPKLREHVLNKYGNIVSPEDSEQVKAMKSILGDEEVYNSLIKRDNIHKFLLAAKNNDMEAIKKLNNDYWDIPYSNPEKVYNIIEILGKVGSILRNNELENSLALEQAEYSSPRFNVREKSKDEIIQDLKQACKDENTIEIIYLLTSPNLKFTCNTMHDCFTLAANNGHIKVLELLLKYTNSAETNNEISTYTFICAAENGNIKVLELLLKYIKDPKKRLEVTVTAFTHAAKNRNIGVLELLLRQCLNDDEKDMLITSADYAPFRYAAKNGNIEVLELLLKHTSSQEKIDNMIHARYDDSFFNAGRMRHIEVLELLIKYTPDHEKRNEMIHARNNKLFINATAKNKPEVLKFLLNHTPEQEKRNEMIHMRDDQGFINAAKNGHIEVLKLLLDYIPDERIRYQMFRAQSDTIITSIAESGKVKVLNFLIENTPNQEKREEIIHAQNNIAFIYSIPLYKNLLFRTLISSVKFGSISEFLKYEIIPILREETDRKYIETYMCLDGYFTIVQKLNNLHFVCKNIYSSFKEQLAIPHEISSYIFSIVVGIESRAQLEKIEAIKGEVNEESNVNVGDGIIRKVNSKALFIEKIIRYDQTLNRGVKTRE; encoded by the coding sequence ATGAAAAATAGTACAACAGTATATCGTCCATTATCAGAGCAAGGAAAAATATTTATTGAAAACAATAAGGATGCAATAAAGGCTATTCTAGCGTCATTTTCTTGGATTGAAGAAGCATATATTGAATATAACCATTGGCGCCCTATTTATTTCCTGGAAGGAAATTACAAAATGGGATATTTTCAAGGCGCTGTAGTACAGGAACAGCTTGAGAAATTTTACTTAAAACGAGAAGCTGCGTTTAATGCTATAGTACTTTCCGGAAAAAAACCAACCTCTAAACTATTCTATAATGCAGAAGAATATAAAGCCAAGGATACTGCTGAAAAAGCTAGAATTGCAGAAGAGTTGAAAAAGGCAAAAGAAGGTTTGGATGTAAATGGACGTATAGAGTTATATGAAGAAGAGGTAATACTTGCCATAAAGCAGGCATTTGTAGAGATGGCAGGTATTTTCATTGGTCAAAAACAACAAAAATTGGTTGCCGGCGAAGATAATATTATACATTTAAAATTAAGTTCTATTTCAAATAAAGAAGTAGCTAAGATAAAAGCACACTACTTCATAAAATATGATACTGATAATGAAAAATTGATTATGCATACGGATTACAATAATAAAGACGTAACCCTTACTCTAAACTTTGAAATGCTTTTCGACAAAGTACTACCGAAGCTAAGAGAGCATGTATTAAATAAATATGGTAATATTGTTAGCCCGGAAGATAGCGAACAAGTGAAAGCAATGAAGTCAATACTTGGGGATGAGGAAGTGTATAATAGTTTAATAAAAAGGGATAATATTCACAAATTCTTATTAGCTGCTAAAAATAATGATATGGAAGCAATCAAAAAACTAAATAATGATTATTGGGATATTCCATATTCTAATCCAGAAAAAGTTTATAATATCATAGAAATATTAGGTAAAGTAGGAAGTATTTTAAGGAATAATGAGCTTGAGAATAGTTTAGCATTAGAGCAGGCTGAGTATTCCTCTCCCAGGTTCAATGTTAGGGAAAAGAGTAAAGATGAAATTATCCAAGACCTTAAGCAGGCATGTAAAGATGAGAATACAATAGAAATAATATATTTACTAACTTCGCCTAATCTTAAGTTTACATGTAATACTATGCATGATTGTTTCACTTTAGCTGCTAATAATGGGCATATAAAAGTATTAGAACTGCTGCTTAAGTATACTAATAGTGCTGAAACAAATAATGAAATAAGTACATATACTTTCATTTGTGCTGCAGAAAATGGCAATATAAAGGTATTGGAACTACTGCTTAAATATATTAAGGATCCCAAAAAACGTTTAGAAGTAACGGTGACCGCTTTCACTCATGCTGCTAAAAACAGAAATATAGGGGTATTAGAATTATTATTGAGACAATGTTTAAATGATGATGAAAAAGATATGCTAATTACTTCTGCTGACTATGCGCCTTTTAGATATGCTGCAAAAAATGGCAATATAGAGGTTTTAGAATTACTGCTTAAACATACTTCTAGCCAAGAGAAGATAGATAATATGATTCATGCTCGATACGATGATAGTTTTTTTAATGCTGGTCGTATGCGCCACATTGAAGTTTTAGAGCTCTTAATAAAATATACACCAGACCATGAAAAAAGAAATGAAATGATTCATGCTCGCAACAATAAACTATTTATTAACGCTACTGCTAAAAACAAGCCTGAAGTATTAAAGTTTTTATTAAACCACACACCTGAGCAAGAAAAAAGAAATGAAATGATACATATGCGTGATGATCAAGGATTTATCAATGCTGCAAAAAATGGTCATATAGAGGTGCTAAAATTATTGCTAGATTATATCCCAGATGAACGAATAAGATATCAGATGTTTCGTGCCCAAAGTGATACTATTATAACCAGTATTGCAGAAAGTGGTAAAGTAAAAGTGTTAAATTTCTTGATTGAGAACACTCCCAATCAAGAAAAAAGAGAGGAAATAATTCACGCTCAAAATAATATAGCTTTTATCTATTCTATTCCATTATATAAAAATTTACTATTTAGAACTCTAATTTCTTCTGTTAAATTTGGTTCAATATCTGAGTTCTTAAAATATGAAATAATTCCTATTTTGAGGGAAGAAACTGATAGAAAATACATTGAAACTTATATGTGCTTGGATGGATATTTTACAATTGTACAAAAGTTGAATAATTTACATTTTGTATGTAAAAATATTTATTCATCTTTTAAAGAACAACTAGCAATTCCTCATGAAATTTCATCATATATATTCTCTATTGTAGTAGGAATTGAGAGTAGGGCTCAACTAGAGAAGATAGAAGCCATAAAGGGGGAAGTAAATGAAGAAAGTAATGTTAATGTTGGTGATGGAATTATAAGAAAGGTTAATAGTAAAGCCTTATTTATTGAAAAAATAATAAGGTATGATCAAACTCTAAATAGAGGTGTAAAAACTAGAGAGTAA
- a CDS encoding ankyrin repeat domain-containing protein, producing MENGSEEEILNLINYISIAPLLAIKDERLGGNVFLWAASRGFKEVITQILSIDSNMVDTFLSLRLENGSDAFLLTAEFGHLELLKNLLELKPEFIDSMNKDGCNAFLIAASKGRLDVMEYLLQLQPEFINSISSIRGNNTFLIAAIYGHLDVIKYLLQLKPEFINSSNKNESNAFLLAAWNGNLDVMRYLLELKPEFIDSVDKDGDNVFLYATFKGHLDVVKYLLELKSKFIDSVDKDRSNVLLIASLGGSLNMVKYFFELKPEFIDSVDKDEDNAFLLAARNGNLDVMKYLLPLKPEFINSINAKGNNAFLVASIHGHLDVIKYLLQIKPESIDSLNKAEDNAFLLAVRHRKLDIMKYLLQLKPEFMESVDKYGYNAFLFAVVGGHLDVIKDLFQLKPEFINSISSIRGNNAFLITAKYGHLDVIKYLLELKPEFINSVNAEGNNAFWIAAIYGRLDLIEYLLQLKPSFIDSIDKCGYNAFLFAALKGHLNVIKCLFQVKPELINSINARGNNAFLIAAIRGHFDVMKHILQLKPELINSINAKGNNAFLLAVIHGRPDIMEYILHLKPEFIDSLNKYEHNAFFLAILNGKLDVMKELLQLKPEFVDLLDKEGNNAFLIAATSGHLEIIKILLQHRPEFINSIDNWKRNAFMIAVGNGHLSTAEEILQHNSKLINSRDEFGINAFWANPDVKTALLLLSYGIKEFKPYLKIRQDWLKTMELRYISAFEKLTKEVDDFGKSLVHMETAQNTWLNLLPAEIQLNIASINLLKSYPKIGYAFLNVNNEKYLQQLRQRCARNITREYSPIYTNLPDNIDYINELKQIYGQFTNLACRDHIVKALEFISITVMKVYSEDVRPHEIPSEQQMQTRIKQIVNWCGPILQKNQLEFSSYVFPELRGEIMRVMYKTLIDQLNHNAPKAKIAIEESVKRVIHSIPKSFVEKYTKISNGSNMVAESESLWRNH from the coding sequence ATGGAAAATGGTAGTGAAGAGGAAATTTTAAACCTAATAAATTATATATCTATAGCTCCGCTGCTAGCTATAAAGGATGAGCGGCTTGGAGGCAATGTTTTTTTATGGGCTGCTTCTCGGGGATTTAAAGAAGTTATAACTCAAATTCTTAGTATTGATTCAAATATGGTCGATACTTTTTTAAGCCTAAGACTAGAAAACGGGAGCGACGCATTTTTACTTACTGCTGAATTCGGTCATTTGGAATTATTGAAAAATCTCCTTGAGCTAAAACCTGAGTTTATAGATTCAATGAATAAAGATGGATGTAATGCATTTCTAATTGCTGCTTCTAAAGGGAGATTAGATGTAATGGAATATCTCTTACAGCTGCAACCAGAATTTATTAATTCAATTAGTAGTATAAGAGGAAATAATACTTTCTTGATTGCCGCTATATATGGACATTTAGATGTGATAAAATACCTCTTACAACTGAAACCTGAGTTTATTAATTCATCAAATAAAAATGAAAGTAATGCTTTCTTACTTGCTGCTTGGAATGGAAACTTAGATGTGATGAGATATCTCCTTGAGCTAAAACCTGAGTTCATAGATTCAGTAGATAAAGATGGAGACAATGTATTTTTATATGCTACTTTTAAAGGTCACTTAGATGTAGTGAAATATCTCTTAGAGCTTAAATCTAAGTTTATAGATTCAGTAGATAAAGATAGAAGCAATGTACTTTTAATTGCTTCATTGGGTGGCAGCTTGAATATGGTAAAATATTTCTTCGAGCTTAAACCTGAGTTTATAGATTCAGTAGATAAAGATGAAGATAATGCTTTCTTACTTGCTGCTAGGAATGGAAATTTAGATGTAATGAAATATCTATTACCTCTGAAACCGGAATTTATTAACTCAATTAATGCAAAAGGCAATAATGCTTTCTTGGTTGCTTCTATACATGGTCATTTAGATGTAATAAAATATCTTTTACAAATAAAACCTGAATCCATAGATTCATTAAATAAAGCTGAAGATAATGCTTTCTTACTTGCTGTTCGGCATAGGAAATTAGATATAATGAAATATCTCTTACAGCTAAAGCCCGAGTTTATGGAATCAGTAGATAAATACGGGTATAATGCATTTCTATTTGCTGTTGTAGGGGGGCATTTAGATGTAATAAAAGATCTTTTTCAACTAAAACCAGAATTTATTAATTCAATTAGTAGTATAAGAGGAAATAATGCTTTCTTAATCACCGCTAAATATGGTCATCTAGATGTAATAAAATATCTCCTTGAGCTAAAACCTGAATTTATTAATTCAGTTAATGCAGAAGGGAATAATGCATTTTGGATTGCCGCAATATATGGTCGTTTAGATCTTATTGAATACCTCTTGCAATTAAAGCCTTCGTTTATAGATTCAATAGATAAATGTGGGTATAATGCATTTCTATTTGCTGCTTTAAAAGGCCACTTAAATGTAATAAAATGTCTTTTTCAAGTGAAACCGGAACTTATTAACTCAATTAATGCAAGAGGGAATAATGCTTTTCTGATTGCTGCTATACGTGGTCATTTTGATGTTATGAAACACATCTTACAGCTGAAACCGGAACTTATTAACTCAATTAATGCAAAAGGAAATAATGCTTTCTTGCTTGCCGTTATACATGGTCGTCCAGATATTATGGAATATATCTTACATCTGAAACCTGAGTTTATAGATTCATTAAATAAATATGAACATAATGCTTTTTTCCTTGCTATTTTGAATGGGAAATTAGATGTAATGAAAGAGCTCTTACAACTGAAACCGGAATTTGTAGATTTACTAGATAAAGAAGGAAATAATGCTTTTCTAATTGCAGCTACAAGTGGGCATCTGGAAATAATAAAGATATTGTTACAACATAGGCCTGAGTTTATAAATTCCATAGATAATTGGAAACGTAATGCTTTTATGATTGCTGTTGGCAACGGGCACTTAAGCACAGCTGAAGAAATACTCCAACATAATTCTAAGCTTATTAACTCGAGAGACGAATTTGGTATAAATGCCTTCTGGGCTAACCCTGATGTTAAAACCGCACTACTTCTTTTATCCTACGGTATCAAAGAATTCAAACCTTACTTAAAAATACGGCAAGATTGGTTAAAAACAATGGAGCTTAGATATATCAGTGCTTTTGAAAAGCTTACTAAAGAGGTTGATGACTTTGGTAAGTCATTAGTTCATATGGAGACAGCCCAAAATACATGGCTTAATCTTCTTCCTGCTGAAATACAACTCAATATAGCAAGTATTAACCTCCTTAAGTCATATCCTAAAATCGGGTACGCATTTTTAAATGTAAATAATGAGAAATATTTACAGCAATTGAGACAACGATGTGCTAGGAATATCACCCGAGAATACAGCCCTATATATACTAATCTTCCTGATAATATTGACTATATAAATGAATTAAAGCAAATATATGGCCAATTTACCAATTTGGCGTGTAGAGATCATATAGTGAAAGCATTAGAGTTCATATCAATCACAGTTATGAAGGTATATAGCGAAGATGTAAGACCTCATGAAATACCCAGCGAACAGCAAATGCAAACTAGAATTAAGCAAATTGTAAATTGGTGTGGTCCTATATTACAAAAAAATCAGCTTGAATTCAGCAGTTATGTATTTCCTGAATTAAGAGGTGAAATTATGAGAGTCATGTATAAAACACTTATTGATCAACTTAATCATAATGCTCCGAAAGCTAAGATTGCCATTGAAGAAAGCGTGAAGAGAGTGATACACAGTATACCTAAATCATTTGTTGAGAAGTATACAAAGATAAGTAATGGTTCTAATATGGTTGCAGAAAGTGAAAGTCTTTGGAGAAACCATTAA